CGGTTCCGCTCGACTCGCCGTGTGTGAGGCAACTGGGCGGAGGAAGAAGGTGGTTCTTCTTCTTCGTGGAGTCCACGCTCGAGAGGAATTGTAAAGCTGTTGGGCTTCTTCCCCCGGCAGAAAGAGGTAACCCTAATCTGATCTTTTGCCTCTTCCGCTGCTGCCTCAGGTTTTATGTATGTTCTGGATGATTCCCTTCGATCTCTTCTTCGTATCTTTAAATGACAAGCGCAAGAAGAGGAACCTCTGATTCAAATGCTTCATATACATCATCGTCGTTGTTATTGTGGTCCAAATTCTTGGGTCAAAAacaagaaaagaggagaaatgcTTCACATACATCATCGTCCGCCAGATTCAACTCACACTGAGTCGAACCAGAGTCGAGCTAATTTGGCTCTCTGGTTCGATTAAACCAGGTGAGAAGGGTCTACCGCTCAACCCACCCAAACCCCCTCTCCCTCCCAACGCAGCGACGGCGAAACAGTCTCTGGCGACCTCTTGTTGCCGCGGCGTTTCCCTCGGCGAACGGCTGCTGCTGCGTCTTCTACTCCATCGGCGAACGGCGGCGGCATCTTTCCCTCCTGGTTTCTCTCTCCTCTCACTTTTTCCTccccctcgtcctcctcctccttcgccgcACATTCCCTTcgccctcctccctcttcccccgtTCATCGCAGCCCCCCCTTCCCTGGTCCCTCTTCCCTCTTTCGTCGCAGCTTCCCCCCTTCGCCGTCACCATCCTCCCCTCGCTTCTCTTCCCTCTTCGCCCCTTCATAGCAGCCCCCTGCCCCCGCTCCCTCCCCCGCCGACTCTGACAGCCACCCTCACCATCCTCGGACTCCTCCTTCGACCCTTAAGGACCCCTCTCCCCCCTTCCCCCTCGTGATAGCTACATGCTGCCCTCCCAACCAACAGTCAGCAGCATgcctccctctcttctccttcagtGTTtcgttctctttctcttttaatcaTGTAATGTTAATCATTGTTAATAATGGTCTATAGTCTACGTATCTGATGATCATTGACTTTCTTGAGGGAAATCGTTGTATATTAAAGGTTAATATTcttttattttgtcatttttattattatatttggacAATATAGTACTTTGATACTTTAAATGAATGTAATTTGATGTTTTGGTggttatatttgaaatataaagtgatataaaactcatgtaatttctcatttttattttagtGCTCATATTtcttcttaattatatttttaaaattttaatatttataagcaTCTCACTTCGCTCCGATGAGCGCCGAGCACCTTGGCACCTTTTACTACAACTTAGTATTATTATATTGTCAAGCTTGATGTCACTCTTAGGGTTTTCTTTGCCATGTCAGTGCTTATTCCAAGTTTTTGTTGAGTTAGTAGTGGGTTTTAAAGTTTTTGTTAGGTATTAGTGACTCGCGATCATAGTTTTTCTGATTGAGAATAGCTTTCAATTCAGATGTTGACAGTCAGGAAGTTCCACCAAGGGGCATTTCCTTTCAGGGTTTTCTCAAAACAGACACGTTAAGTACAATCGGTTCCAAATTTCTGCATTCAACAATTAATGTTGCATTGATACTGTGAACCTCATTCTATCCTCTCCATTCTTGTTTCCTGATTTGTGCATATGTTTTATCTCATTATTATTATGTTCGTCAACTACCTCAAGGCACTTATCATTCTGCACTTAACCCTATTATCAACTTCAGGTGACATCTATTTAACTAGAATTAGTTGGTTTGGCCTTGATGTACTGGGAAGTTGTCAACTAGAGATTGGAGCTTTCGCCAAAGTCACGAGGAGAACCTATTTTCATAGACTTGCGCATATGGCTACTGACATTTATCAGAATGGTTCAAATGGTAATGCACAACATGATCCTCAAAGGACCTATCAAGTGGTTGTTGCTGCTACTCGAGATATGGGTATTGGGAAAGATGGGAATCTGCCTTGGAAGCTCCCGTCAGACCTTAAATTTTTTAAGGAAGTCACAATGACCACTTCAGATCCCTCAAAGAGGAATGCGGTGATAATGGGTAGGAAGACATGGGAAAGTATTTCACCACGGAACAGGCCTCTCCCTGGTCGATTGAATGTCGTGCTGACTCGCTCTGGAAGTTTTGATATTGCAACAGCTGAGAATATCCTTATGTGTGGAAGCTTGAATTCTGCCTTAGAGCTACTAGCAGCCACCCCTTATTGTTTGTCTATTGAGAGAGTGTTTGTCATAGGTGGTGGTCAGGTGCTaaggtaattttttttctttgcacATTAAAAGAATTCTGTATCTTTCTAGAACATTTGATTTACAGTCCTTGCTACAGGGAAGCGCTTAATGCGCCTGGATGTGAAGCCATTCATTTAACAGATATTGAGACATCCTTCCAATGTGATACTTTCATCCCTCCAGTAGATTGTTCTGTATTTCGGCCATGGTATTCATCCTTTCCATTGTTGGAGAACAGCATTAGATATTCTTTTGTGACATATGTTCGTGTACAAAGCTCAGGTACTGAGCCTCATGCTACACGTGATGGGGAAGTGGTAGATAGTAAGTCAATCAAAGATAAGTTTAAGGTTGAGAGGTTCCTGTTTCTACCTAAGCTTATTTATGAAAGACATGAAGAATATGCATATCTTAGGCTTGTCAAGGATATCATTGCAAATGGTGCTAGAAAGAATGATAGAACAGGGACTGGGACACTATCTAAATTTGGCTGTCAGGTATTTTGTCTGCATCTATTCTCTTTTACATCACCTGCCAATACTCTATTCCCTTTAGGGCCATACAAGAATCCTAACCAGTTGTACCCTATAGATGCGGTTTAATTTGCGGAGATCTTTTCCATTGCTCACAACCAAGGTACTAATAATTCTAACTCATTCCTTGATTCCAATTTGTTTTAGGATATGCCAGTGCTTATCATTTCAAAATTTGAACTATTGACTAATTCAACTGTTGGACttgtataatattttgatttggttaagggaaagcaaatattattaataattacctCTTCAAAATGATATTGCATGGAATTTTTGTAATGCACAATTTGTCCCAAGAGAATTCTTGTATAATTTGAAATAGTTTTGTATTGtcatttctatatgtgaaacctcACAAAGTTCAAAAAAACAGATGAGACCTATACCACCAgtaaaataacttttttttttctttgatgatGTGTTCAATTCTActaatagtaaaaaaaataatcaattgCATTTTCCTTTCTGTTTGGTTCTAGATGATATGTTATTGATTCTGATTGACAATCGGCATATGTTTTTCTCTCAGAGAGTTTTTTGGCGAGGTGTCGTTGAAGAACTCTTGTGGTTTATTAGTGGTTCAACAAATGCAAAGGTGCTGTAAATTAATTACTGCATCAAGAAGAGTTTGTCTTATCTTTGTACATTTACACTAGTATGGTATTGCTACCATAACTTAATTCTTGATCTGGATTATCTTAATAAAAAATTCCTTGCACCAAACAGATTAGGTTCTATTGTTCATGAAGTAAAAGTACATAAAACTTATTGTTAAATAGAAAATTGATCATGCTATTTGACCCGTATACATAGGCAACAATATTTTTCCTCTTTATTGTTTCATCTTTTGTAAGTTAACAATTTGCAACTGTAATAAAGGAAGAGAAAGTAAGTGAAGGAGTTAATTTGCTTGATGGAGCAGAGCAATTAGAATCTGTTTATTAGCTGCAGTACATGTCAAGATCAGGTGAAATGAGTCTAGATTGGAGATCAGAAAAATCAGTTTGATGTAAGTTACGTATATGCTGACCTTTAACACTGGCAAATTGCTTCCTATTACCTCGTGGTGGAAGACAAATAGAGCATGGAGAAAAAATAAAAGTGACTCCTCATTGAAGTAATGTTGTCGCAGATGCTGCCTGGACTACCCATCTAGACCATTTGGCCACTTCCACCATCTACATGTCTGACATTTTGAGTTTCAGACCAAGCAACAACTCTAGCACCTAGATAGGGCATATGAAGCTAACTAGGCCCCTAAGGCCtactctcttttctttctaaagCAAACTCTTGTTACAAACACTTTTTACTGGTTGAGGGTAATAGAATTTGACTCAAaagagagacaatatgaaaatatatataattttgagtAATGTAGCAAGTTCAAGTAGTTTTTGATAACAAGCTAGAGGCCAAAGAAATTGTTTCATCAAAACACACCTGCAAAAGAAATATGAGATGAAATTTACTTAGCAACAGGATACTAATTAGAATGTCTATTATGAAACAATAGATGTTGATAGTCCAATATGAACTAGTGGATGTTAGGAACATTTTAGGAATTTTGAGAATTAATTCAAGATGACTGAATAATGCATAACATATGTGTTTTTGTGAACTCATGAATTATACAAAACGTTTGCACTTTatttttatatgcatatataaatcTATACATGAATTTACTTAGGTTCATTCATGAAAATTTTAGTTTCATAGTAAATTTTGCTATGAATTTACTCTTTTATCCTTTCAGGTTTACTTTTTAGCTAGTTAGAATATCATTCTGCTCAGTATTCTGTTTGCAAATTGGTGTCTGCAAGCATTACTGTTAACTAACTCTGGTTCAACCATCCTTCAGATTTTCCCTTCTGTTGTTATGATCCTTTTTCTGCTGTAAATTTTTCCATTCAAACACTGTTGGTTCCCATTGATGTAGCATGGTTTTGATAGTCTACTTTTACCTTCTGTGCTATGCTGAAACGTAGTTTTCGCTTTTGACCTTGAATAGTTCCTATTAATGGAGCTTTTATCTTCACAGGTTTTGCAGGGAAAAGGCATTCATATATGGGATGGCAATGCATCAAGAGAATACCTTGACAGGCATGGATTTGTAATTCTACTTTGCCTAGATAATTCTCAAGGTTTCAACCTTGCAAATATGATACCTTCATATCTCTGTTTTCAGTGTTGGCTTAACTCACAGGGAGGAAGGAGATCTAGGGCCTGTTTATGGGTTTCAATGGAGGCACTTTGGGGCTGAGTAGGATATCGATCTGAAAATCtgcataattatttatatttattttcttgcTAGTTTTTCTAACAAAGCGTATATTCTATAGGTACACTGACATGCATGCTGACTATACTGGGGAAGGATTTGATCAATTATCAGCCATAATAGACAAAATTAAGAATGATCCAGATGATCGCCGAATGATTCTTTCAGCTTGGAATCCCTCAGATCTCAAGAAAATGGCTCTTCCTCCTTGTCATATGTTCGCACAAGTTAGTGATCGTTTGACTATTGACAGTTACTGAATTTGTTATGTACAATGCCCCATTTTGGTGGTCAGACTTAGTTGTCTGGGAGTAATCATTTGAAGCATTAATCAAGTACCTGCCAACATGCTTATGCATATTCATAAGTCCTCATCTACTTGTATTAATTGATGTGGTCTCACAGACTTATTATGTGTCCACACATAAGTACTCTTTATCTTTCATCCTGATCCTTAAGTTGGAGTTAttccttttaaaaaaattaaattggaacCAAAGATCGGTAATCTAGATTATATATCTGTTAATTTGCTGACATGATTGGAACCAAAGATGACATGATTATAAAATCAGTTAATTTGCCAGATATGCTCATGTTCCTTTGCAGTGGTGACGGAAATTATTATATACACTACCTACAGAATTGCTCTAGTTACACAATTGAACAACTGTCCTCATTAGTGATTTTAATACTTTCTTTCAATTGATTTTCCAGTTCTACGTGGAGAATGGGGAGCTGTCATGCCAAATGTACCAACGGTCCGCAGACTTGGGTCTTGGTGTCCCATTTAACATCGCATCATATTCCCTTTTAACATGCATGATTGCTCAAGTCTGTGGTATGTTATCTTATACTCTTTTATTTCCTTTCTCTTTACATGAAGATATGTATGTGTCAATGTTTGGTCTCTGTTTCCTGTGGTTGCTCCTTTCTTTCTATAAACATTCATTAAATATATAGGACTGCTGCATTGATTTCAGCAAATTGCTACATATGATTATAAATTTCAGAATTGACTAGCAATTAATATGCACCGGTGGCATGAGAGGATTAGCATGGAGGGTTGGTGTGGCCCATATTTTGTCATGAAGAGCTTATAGATCATAGATGTTTTTCAGAGAATATGATGATGAAAGTTAACAAAGAATAGCAATAGAGTAGAGAACTTGCATAAGAAAGTGAAAAATGGAGAAGCAAAACCACTGGCGGGAAAAAGAAAAGCaagggagggggaggagaagggaaataGAGGCAGGGGGAAGGTAATATTGTCAGTCTCAATCCAACAATAAAAAATCATAAGAGACAAGTAGGCCTGCAAAACCATCTAGAGTGCGAGAAGAAACATGAAAGTGAATGCAGAAGTGCAGAGAACATTAAATTTAGgtaaaacagaaaaagaaaagagcaAGAGTTTATATTCATCTGCATTTCTCACCGCTAGTACCACCTGTGAATAATGTTCCTGGTGGTATTCTTCTAGATGACTCTTATCTGGTTGTGTTCTGTTGAATTAGTTAAGATGTATCATCAGTATTAAATTCttcaaattctttctgtataatcTTTGCACCACTTTATGTAATAGAAAAGGAAATAATAAGCCTCAGTTCAGTACAGCTCCATAATTTTTGCCTAAGCTTAGTAATTTATTGTCGTTCCTTTATGATGGACCAACTAGCTTCTGTCTAACTGCAAATAATAAGCCTGTCACAGAATTTTACAATTAGTTTCTGTCCAAGTTGCAATTCTTATCTGAAACCTGCCACCAATTACTGATTCACGGTAAAGTTTTTCTGGTGGTTATCTAGTTGAGGCTTGTCTTATAGTTCTTGTTTCTTAtcgaaatttcgtaccgtatcgaGGTTTCGAtattcgctcggtatggtacagtactgTATACCGAACTgtatatttcggtataccgctcgatatgtatatatatatatatgtatgtatatatatatatatgtatgtatatatgtatgtatgtatgtatatacatatacatatatatatgtatgtatgtatgtatatacatatacatatatatatgtatgtatgtatgtatatacatacatatatatataaatatatatatatatatgttaaaaaaaattgttttcgTTGAGACGATGTCACCTCTCTTATAGGATTCTTCTCCCCGCGCGAATGAGAAGTTGCCGACAGACGAGAAGGGAGAGCAGCGCCAATCTCCAGGttctcttctcccttttctttcttcctcttctccctcttctttcttctccctcgcccACTGCTCTATTTAGGACGATAACGGGGCGAAAACAAtcccaatcgacggtaccgccCAATAGCGGGCGATCCGTATATTGGTCTGGTGGCGGACGGTGGTGGACCGGTACGTTCgaacggtatcattcgaaattaaaaaccttatttCTTACTATAATAAACTTACATGGTTCTTTTGTTGAGCAATCTTGGAACCCCATGTTAAGAGTGGTAAGCACAAAAAAAAGGATAATTCAAACTAATACTGGAATCATATAGGTTTTTCCCCCCTATACCTACTTGTTCAattcagagttttttttttttaatgtcaggCCCAGATGATTTTAGATGTTGACCAAGGTTGTCGTGTCTTGTTACCTCCAACCAACATGATTGTTTGCATGCAGTAATAAGACTAACTCTTGTCAGACTGAATGAGCAGGAGTAGCACGAAGCTGTCCTTTTGTATAAAGTGTATCTATTCTAATGGTCTCGAATCAATTTTTGTTCTacattgcagatcttttgcctggaGATTTTGTCCATGCTATCGGAGATGCTCATGTTTATAGCACTCATGTAAGACCGCTGGAGGAGCAGCTTCAAAAGCAACCAAAACCGTTTCCGGTGAGCATTGCAACAGACAAATTGTTTTCTTAACAGATCAAATAAGGAAAGATCCTACTACATCCTACTCTTTGGAAATAGGTTTTGAAGATGAACCCACTGAAGAAGGACATAGATTCCTTTGTGgcatcagattttgagctcgttggATATGACCCTCACTGCAAGATAGAAATGAAGATGGCAATTTAGACCCCTGTGCTTTCTCGGCAGTTAGAGGACAGAACAGAGCTTTCTTTTCTCTTCGAGAATCTTTTTGTGCATCAAATTAGTGGTGTGTGGTATCACAAATCTCATTCTCGTTTTGTGGACCGATCAGAGATTGGTGACATTGCTTTGGGTGATTTGATTTGACCAGACAATAGAGACTTTTGATTCAAGGACGAACTACATTCTCGGCAGTAATCTGTGCACGTTCGTTGGCCAAtgcatgtcttattttgtgcggcAGCAACGCAAATTAAAGGGTTTCAGATCATTATCGCTGTGCTTTGCCAACCTTCTTCCCTCGCTGCTGCTTCGCATGGAAAATGGTAGCTTTCCATGGAACAACGTGAGGAGATGGTGCTCATAGTCCTGCTATATCTACCGAAGGAGTTGAGGAGGAATCAATTTGGTTTACGAGAAACGCAATCGTACCCTTTCAGAGATTATTAGTCACCCAAATAAAATACTATGCAAGAGGCGAGCTTAAATCTTATATCTACCCGTTACTCATCATGCACTTGGATTTAGAtttagctttatatatatatatatatatatatatatatatatatatatatatagcttggaAAAATGCGTCGCTATAAAGTGAAGAGAGGGGTAGTATTCAGTCAAAACTGGAGGCACCCATTTTTCCTTTGTTCATATTTAGTGGACTTGTCAGCCGCTACTTCTATCAAGTCGGATGTGGATTGCGTCCTTCCCAACACTCAATCCGTCAGACCATCACTCCTACTCCATCCATCATGTCCGGAAACTTGCCCATCCCCAAATAAATAGATAATGACATAAGAATCCAATTATAATGTTTGGAGGATGGAGGTCGAGGGGTTACGTACCCGTTTCATCAACCATGATGGCACTTTGGGTAGAAAAATCTACCTACCATTTGGGTCTTTCTTCATCAGATCTAGCTTTCCACCGCCTTCCTCCCCCCCTTTTTCTCCTTTCTTTGAGTGtaaatctcattctcttttggctTTCATGACTCAGGTTTGGGAATACTTTGGCAATCTCACACCACCTTTTGAAATGATGTAGGACAGTGGAGTCACCTCATATGCACAAAGTATCATTTGAGCTTTTAGGGTTAACTCAATATAAGTTTTAACGTTACTCTCAGGAGCAAATCTGTTAAACTCGAACAAATACcacattaataatatttttatttagacACTGAAAAGAGAAACTCGATTCCAACTCATGGGACAGATACATGGTTCCAACTTAAAACATATGCTAATATCATCTCAAGAATATGACTATGTAACCACCTAGGAAAGGATCGAATATGCATATGAACAATGCCCATCCCTGTCATAAAATGCATAATTTAGTTTAACATGGATGTGACATTTTGCCCACCAACTAAAGCTATTGATATTATTGGTAATCCAATGCAGGTCGTAAGCTTGAGTCTATCTACTCTCCGTTGTTTAGAGTCCTTCTCACTTATTGATCTGCTTCATACGTTTCATGCGTATAACTTAATGCACGTCAATTTACGAACGCGTTCAAACAGATAGGATCACAGCTCCTTCCCATCCGTACGGACTCCAAATCGAAGTCGCCGTAAGCGAAACAACACCGATCGTCTCTCCTTACGTTTGAGTGGTAgacgatagaagataagatttttcgaGAAATCTATTTATTCTTCGAGAAAGTTTCTtcgataattattcttatcttatattattttcatcatgataTCAAAGTAGTGAGAAAAACGaaacttcgctcttgccttcggccagcgaccaacgtcactGCAGCTAAATTCCTTAGAGGCTCCACGGTCAATCCTTATCTTTCTCACCGTGATAGTCCTCGTTGATCTGTCAACAGTCGACAAACTTAAGAAGAACGAATGACGGACTTAAGGGGAACGAAAGGAACGCCTGTACCCTCACAGCAATAGCAATCACAGTAGCAgcaacgatctgctcttgctctactcatgACTCTCGCTCgtaaatcattctttgcatcgattcaAGATTGGTATCATTAACAAGAGCACCATCTtacggggcatgatagaagatagaaATCTataaaaatagaagaaggatatgttaatgtatttatgTGCCTAATTAATTCGTATGTTGGGCGTAATGCGATCCCGAAAACGACGatgtaagagaaaaaaaaaaaaaaggtccttACCATTCTGATGATGGTTTTGATTCCCGATACGTGTATTGATGATGGCTTAAGAATACATTTGACTTCAAGCAAACGTGCTTCTCTGGAAAAC
This Musa acuminata AAA Group cultivar baxijiao chromosome BXJ1-2, Cavendish_Baxijiao_AAA, whole genome shotgun sequence DNA region includes the following protein-coding sequences:
- the LOC135606689 gene encoding putative bifunctional dihydrofolate reductase-thymidylate synthase isoform X1 produces the protein MCSKLAVPLDSPCVRQLGGGRRWFFFFVESTLERNCKAVGLLPPAERGDIYLTRISWFGLDVLGSCQLEIGAFAKVTRRTYFHRLAHMATDIYQNGSNGNAQHDPQRTYQVVVAATRDMGIGKDGNLPWKLPSDLKFFKEVTMTTSDPSKRNAVIMGRKTWESISPRNRPLPGRLNVVLTRSGSFDIATAENILMCGSLNSALELLAATPYCLSIERVFVIGGGQVLREALNAPGCEAIHLTDIETSFQCDTFIPPVDCSVFRPWYSSFPLLENSIRYSFVTYVRVQSSGTEPHATRDGEVVDSKSIKDKFKVERFLFLPKLIYERHEEYAYLRLVKDIIANGARKNDRTGTGTLSKFGCQMRFNLRRSFPLLTTKRVFWRGVVEELLWFISGSTNAKVLQGKGIHIWDGNASREYLDSVGLTHREEGDLGPVYGFQWRHFGAEYTDMHADYTGEGFDQLSAIIDKIKNDPDDRRMILSAWNPSDLKKMALPPCHMFAQFYVENGELSCQMYQRSADLGLGVPFNIASYSLLTCMIAQVCDLLPGDFVHAIGDAHVYSTHVRPLEEQLQKQPKPFPVLKMNPLKKDIDSFVASDFELVGYDPHCKIEMKMAI
- the LOC135606689 gene encoding putative bifunctional dihydrofolate reductase-thymidylate synthase isoform X2 codes for the protein MLTVRKFHQGAFPFRVFSKQTRDIYLTRISWFGLDVLGSCQLEIGAFAKVTRRTYFHRLAHMATDIYQNGSNGNAQHDPQRTYQVVVAATRDMGIGKDGNLPWKLPSDLKFFKEVTMTTSDPSKRNAVIMGRKTWESISPRNRPLPGRLNVVLTRSGSFDIATAENILMCGSLNSALELLAATPYCLSIERVFVIGGGQVLREALNAPGCEAIHLTDIETSFQCDTFIPPVDCSVFRPWYSSFPLLENSIRYSFVTYVRVQSSGTEPHATRDGEVVDSKSIKDKFKVERFLFLPKLIYERHEEYAYLRLVKDIIANGARKNDRTGTGTLSKFGCQMRFNLRRSFPLLTTKRVFWRGVVEELLWFISGSTNAKVLQGKGIHIWDGNASREYLDSVGLTHREEGDLGPVYGFQWRHFGAEYTDMHADYTGEGFDQLSAIIDKIKNDPDDRRMILSAWNPSDLKKMALPPCHMFAQFYVENGELSCQMYQRSADLGLGVPFNIASYSLLTCMIAQVCDLLPGDFVHAIGDAHVYSTHVRPLEEQLQKQPKPFPVLKMNPLKKDIDSFVASDFELVGYDPHCKIEMKMAI
- the LOC135606689 gene encoding putative bifunctional dihydrofolate reductase-thymidylate synthase isoform X3, producing MATDIYQNGSNGNAQHDPQRTYQVVVAATRDMGIGKDGNLPWKLPSDLKFFKEVTMTTSDPSKRNAVIMGRKTWESISPRNRPLPGRLNVVLTRSGSFDIATAENILMCGSLNSALELLAATPYCLSIERVFVIGGGQVLREALNAPGCEAIHLTDIETSFQCDTFIPPVDCSVFRPWYSSFPLLENSIRYSFVTYVRVQSSGTEPHATRDGEVVDSKSIKDKFKVERFLFLPKLIYERHEEYAYLRLVKDIIANGARKNDRTGTGTLSKFGCQMRFNLRRSFPLLTTKRVFWRGVVEELLWFISGSTNAKVLQGKGIHIWDGNASREYLDSVGLTHREEGDLGPVYGFQWRHFGAEYTDMHADYTGEGFDQLSAIIDKIKNDPDDRRMILSAWNPSDLKKMALPPCHMFAQFYVENGELSCQMYQRSADLGLGVPFNIASYSLLTCMIAQVCDLLPGDFVHAIGDAHVYSTHVRPLEEQLQKQPKPFPVLKMNPLKKDIDSFVASDFELVGYDPHCKIEMKMAI